Within the Thermosynechococcaceae cyanobacterium Okahandja genome, the region CCTGCTTGAGGTGAATATGTTTGCGCCCAAGGCTAATTTCAAACTCATCACCCGGTTGCAGATTCATTTGCTTTGTATAGGCGGCTCCAATTAACAAATTGCCGTTCGCTTGTACCGTAATCCGATAGCTAGCACTGCGGCCACCCCGACTACCACTGCGGCCACTCTTGTTGTCAAGATTCATCCCCAACGCCTCAAGCAAAGCATTGGTAAACTTCATCTTACTAATTCGCTCGGTACCATTTTGGGTGACCGTGTAGTAGCCACAGGCTTTCGCCTTTTCCGCTTTGCTAAGATGTTCGAGTTCTTTGACTTTGTCTAGTAAAGCAGCACCTGTTAGTGGTTCTACTCGTTTGCGTCCCATTTTAACCTACCTTATCAACCATTAAATGCTGTCCGCCAGAGCATGAATTTAGCACTTTCATGCCGCTCAGATAACAGCTAACTCAATAATAGCGAGTCTATTATTTAGCAAACCATAACTGCCATAAGAATTCAAGTTCTCAGAGCAGGTAACACCAATTTTTTACTTTTTCCGGTAAGCAATCCTATAACTTCCAAGAAGCCAACAAGTCGCTGAAGTATTTTACCAACAGAGTGATGAACCGTCTTCCCCTAGGCTGATCCTCTTGCACCAACAACGAATAGTAATCTCACCTATAGCAAAAACGGCCTACTCATTTACAGGAGGATACCACTTTATTTTTGGCAAGCAAATTAAAATACAAGTGCTGCCGCAAGGGGAGTGGTGGTGGATGTGGCATCCTCCTTATATAGTGAAGTCAAGTGCAGATAAGTGAAGGCATGAGTGGGTATCGGCGGCAGTTGGTAGCGTATGAAGGAGACCGGCATGGATGAATCCACAGCACCGCAGCAATTAAGCTTTCCGTGGCATCCAGTTGTGGTGGAAAATCAACCGACCGTTGCACGTTTCGTTCCCGATAGCCCCCACCAGCGAATTCAACACCTAGAGCAGGCCGTTGATCAATGTCAAACCTACATTGATGAACTCAAGCAACAGCTCCGAAATCAGCAGTTTTTAGAAGATTTACTTGCCCGCACCGAAGAAACAGCCCTGATTCAGCAGCAGGCAATCCTCACCCTGCAGGAGCAACTGCACTCCCAAGCGGCCTGCACCCATCAGTTAGCAGAAATGACCAGTCGCCGCCAATCCTTAGAAACAATCGTGCAGCAGTCCCAAGCGGAAATTCAGCACCTGCATCAGGAGGTGGATCGGCTCCTGCAACTGCAAGATGCCCTCGAAGCAAAACTAGTCAACAGCCATCGGTTACTCCGGCAGCGGGAGCACGATTTACAACTGCTTGAGTCACAACAGCGACAGACCACCGAGGAAAAAAAGCTCTTGCAAACGCGGCTTGAACAACTCCAGCAGGAGCTGAGGGAGTGCCAAGACAACATTCAAAATCTAACGAGTCGCCTGAGCCAAGCAAACCACCTTATCGAGACCCAAGAGCGGGTCATTAGCGCACTGCAACAAGCCCAGCTCCAAGAGTCTAATAAGAATACCGTGATTCAAGGACTCA harbors:
- a CDS encoding AbrB family transcriptional regulator — protein: MGRKRVEPLTGAALLDKVKELEHLSKAEKAKACGYYTVTQNGTERISKMKFTNALLEALGMNLDNKSGRSGSRGGRSASYRITVQANGNLLIGAAYTKQMNLQPGDEFEISLGRKHIHLKQVSSNGQPTDAD